One segment of Eulemur rufifrons isolate Redbay chromosome 4, OSU_ERuf_1, whole genome shotgun sequence DNA contains the following:
- the LOC138382904 gene encoding olfactory receptor 2T33-like, with translation MEKRNTSSDFILLGLFKYTRLHLALFAVVLTMAIASLLGNTLMLLLIHQDHRLHTPMYFLLSQLSLMDMMLVSTIVPRMAAGFLTGKKSISPTGCGLQIFISLTLGGGESFLLAAMSYDRYVAICHPLRYPVLMSQQVCLRMTLGSWSLGAADGLVQAVTTLSFPYCSAHEIDHFFCEAPALVRLACADTSVFEYVMYICCVLMLLVPFSLILTSYSLILAAVLRMRSTEALRKAFTTCSSHLAVVGLFYGAAIFIYMRPKSYRSAAHDKVVSAFYTVFTPMLNPLIYSLRNSEVKGALERWWGKCINLKHQQT, from the coding sequence ATGGAGAAGAGAAACACCAGCTCAGACTTCATTCTCCTAGGACTCTTTAAGTACACAAGACTCCACCTTGCTCTCTTTGCAGTGGTGCTGACAATGGCCATCGCTTCTCTACTGGGCAACACCCTCATGCTTCTCCTGATTCACCAGGACCACCGGCTCCACACGCCCATGTACTTCCTACTGAGCCAACTCTCCCTCATGGACATGATGCTGGTCTCCACCATTGTGCCCAGAATGGCTGCTGGCTTTCTGACAGGCAAGAAGTCCATCTCCCCCACTGGCTGTGGGTTGCAGATATTTATCTCACTCACCCTTGGTGGTGGAGAGAGTTTCCTCTTAGCAGCCATGTCCTAcgaccgctatgtggccatttGCCACCCACTGCGATATCCCGTCCTCATGAGCCAGCAGGTATGCCTGAGAATGACTTTGGGGTCTTGGTCCCTGGGGGCAGCTGATGGGCTCGTGCAGGCTGTCACTACCCTGAGCTTCCCATACTGCAGCGCACATGAGATCGATCATTTCTTCTGTGAGGCTCCCGCGCTGGTGCGTTTGGCTTGTGCTGATACGTCTGTCTTTGAGTATGTCATGTACATCTGCTGTGTGCTGATGCTCCTGGTCCCCTTCTCCCTCATCCTGACCTCCTACAGTCTCATCCTCGCTGCTGTTCTCCGCATGCGCTCCACAGAAGCCCTCAGGAAGGCCTTCACCACCTGCTCTTCACATTTGGCTGTGGTGGGACTCTTTTATGGAGCTGCCATTTTTATCTACATGAGACCCAAATCCTACAGGTCAGCTGCTCATGACAAGGTGGTGTCAGCCTTCTATACCGTCTTCACCCCTATGCTGAACCCCCTCATCTACAGTTTGAGGAACAGTGAGGTCAAAGGTGCCTTGGAAAGGTGGTGGGGGAAATGCATTAACCTAAAGCACCAGCAAACATAG
- the LOC138382522 gene encoding olfactory receptor 2L13-like — protein sequence MEKWNHTSNDFILLGLFPQNQTGLLLLFLIILIFFLASVGNMAMIHLIRVDPHLHTPMYFLLSQLSLIDLMCISTTVPKMAFNFLSGQKGISFLGCGVQSFFFLTMAGSEDLLLAFMAYDRYVAICHPLHYPIRMSNRMCVKMIIGCWTVASINSLAHTVYALHIPYCRSRAIDHFFCDVPAMLSLACMDTWVYEYMVFVSTTLFLLLPFLGISASYGRVLFAVYCMHSKEGRKKAFTTCSAHLTVVTCYCVPFAYTYLRPRNLRSPAEDKILAVFYTILTPMLNPIIYSLRNKEVLEAMTRVLGILSSLKE from the coding sequence ATGGAGAAATGGAATCACACAtcaaatgatttcattttgttgGGGTTGTTTCCCCAAAATCAAACTGGCCTTCTTCTCTTGTTCCTTATCATACTCATATTCTTCCTTGCCTCCGTGGGTAACATGGCCATGATTCACCTCATACGTGTGGATCCCCATCTCCACACACCAATGTACTTTCTGCTCAGCCAGCTCTCCCTCATAGACCTCATGTGCATCTCCACCACCGTACCCAAGATGGCTTTCAACTTCCTCTCTGGCCAGAAAGGCATTTCCTTCCTGGGATGTGGTGTGCAAAGCTTCTTCTTCCTGACCATGGCTGGTTCTGAAGACTTACTGCTGGCCTTCATGGCCTATGACCGTTACgtggccatctgccacccccTCCATTATCCCATCCGCATGAGTAACAGGATGTGTGTGAAGATGATCATAGGATGTTGGACAGTGGCGTCCATCAACTCCTTGGCACACACAGTTTACGCTCTCcatattccttactgtaggtctAGAGCCATTGATCATTTCTTCTGTGATGTCCCAGCCATGTTGTCTCTTGCCTGTATGGACACTTGGGTCTATGAGTACATGGTTTTTGTGAGCACaaccctctttctccttcttcccttcctgggTATCAGTGCTTCCTATGGCCGGGTCCTATTTGCTGTCTACTGTATGCActcaaaagagggaagaaaaaaggccTTCACCACCTGTTCAGCACATTTGACTGTAGTGACCTGTTATTGTGTACCTTTTGCTTACACGTATCTTCGACCTAGGAATCTCCGCTCACCAGCAGAAGATAAGATCCTGGCAGTCTTCTACACCATCCTCACCCCCATGCTCAATCCCAttatctacagcctgaggaataAGGAAGTCCTGGAGGCCATGACAAGAGTTTTGGGGATATTATCTTCCTTAAAAGAATGA